The following proteins are co-located in the Desulfoscipio sp. XC116 genome:
- a CDS encoding Fic family protein: MGKFNYHAIDAELYKPDIVNLLSAIHEYKGKQELFIEAQPDILEAMLKVAKIQSTGASNRIEGIYTSEARLNELVIEEAAPRTRDEQEIAGYREVLNTIHENYEYIPLTPNIILQLHRDLYTYSPASVGGRYKNTDNVIEEVDSKGSHRIRFQPLPAYVTADAMEALSKEFLKAIDRSEIDPLILVSKFILDFLCIHPFNDGNGRMSRLLTLLLLYQQGYIVGKYISIEMIIEKTKESYYDALGQSSKGWHDGKNNYAPFVKYYLGVILCAYKEFASRVETIRNKGLTKFGRIRHIFSNKVGKITKAEIATLCPDISITTIEKALADLLKEEYIIKIAAGRSTAYIRNHESRE, from the coding sequence ATGGGAAAGTTTAATTACCATGCAATAGATGCGGAGCTTTACAAGCCAGATATCGTTAACCTTCTTTCTGCTATTCACGAGTATAAAGGCAAACAGGAACTTTTTATAGAGGCGCAACCTGATATTTTAGAAGCGATGCTTAAGGTTGCCAAGATTCAAAGTACCGGTGCCTCAAACCGAATTGAAGGAATTTATACTTCTGAAGCCCGGTTAAATGAGTTGGTTATTGAGGAAGCTGCACCGAGGACTCGAGATGAACAGGAAATAGCCGGATACCGTGAAGTATTAAATACCATACACGAAAACTATGAGTATATCCCTCTAACCCCCAATATTATTTTACAATTACATCGAGACTTGTATACTTATAGTCCAGCATCTGTGGGTGGGCGCTATAAAAATACTGATAACGTTATCGAGGAAGTAGATAGTAAAGGAAGCCACAGGATACGATTCCAGCCTTTACCGGCTTACGTTACAGCTGATGCCATGGAAGCACTTAGTAAGGAATTTTTAAAAGCCATTGACCGCAGTGAGATAGACCCATTAATACTTGTTTCAAAATTCATCTTGGATTTTCTCTGCATTCACCCCTTTAATGATGGTAATGGACGCATGAGCAGATTGTTGACACTTTTATTGCTTTACCAGCAGGGCTACATTGTTGGGAAGTATATCAGTATTGAAATGATTATTGAAAAAACCAAGGAAAGTTATTATGATGCGCTTGGGCAGAGTTCCAAAGGATGGCATGATGGGAAAAATAACTATGCTCCCTTTGTCAAATATTATCTAGGTGTTATTCTTTGTGCGTATAAGGAATTCGCTAGTAGGGTAGAAACAATTCGTAATAAAGGGCTTACGAAATTTGGGCGTATTCGCCATATTTTTTCAAATAAAGTGGGGAAAATCACAAAGGCAGAAATCGCCACCTTATGTCCGGATATAAGTATCACAACAATTGAAAAGGCACTTGCAGATTTGTTAAAAGAAGAATACATCATAAAAATTGCTGCCGGCCGCAGCACAGCCTATATCCGCAATCACGAATCACGAGAATAA
- a CDS encoding type II toxin-antitoxin system RelB/DinJ family antitoxin, with protein MSKTTNINVRVDADLKNKAEAIFNELGFNMSTAMNMFLRYSVRYGGIPFDLRIEKPNRETLAAIDDVNNNRNTSKTFDSIGALMEDLNAED; from the coding sequence ATGTCTAAAACAACCAATATTAATGTTCGGGTTGATGCAGATTTAAAAAATAAAGCTGAAGCCATTTTTAACGAACTCGGCTTTAATATGTCTACGGCCATGAATATGTTTCTCCGCTACTCCGTTCGTTATGGCGGTATTCCTTTTGACCTCCGTATAGAGAAACCAAATAGAGAAACGCTGGCGGCAATTGATGATGTCAATAACAACCGAAATACGAGCAAGACCTTCGATAGCATTGGTGCTCTTATGGAGGACTTAAATGCTGAAGATTAG